One Oncorhynchus keta strain PuntledgeMale-10-30-2019 chromosome 34, Oket_V2, whole genome shotgun sequence genomic window, CCTCTGTTTGTATGCTCACTAAGGCCGTGGGGTACAGACGGATATCCCCATGAATGCATGTAACACTGATATCCTGTCTTGTATCCAGTTTATGATTCGGCACTAGTCCTGCTACGACCAGGGTTAGCATACTGCCGGAATCCAGCAGTGCTTCAACCTCTTTCCCTTCAATCTTCACCCTGCACATATGTTTGTTTCTTGAGCTTTCAAGTACAGTGGTTACAACAGGACATGCATACCGTATATCATCTTCATTTTCACCGAGGTTACATTGCATTGGCTCTTCTTTAATAGGGCAATAGGCTGCAATATGTCCTGGTTGATTACAATTGTAACAGATAATAGAGGTTCGGGGGGGAGACCCCCTCGACACCCAGTCCCGGTTTCCGTTTTTTCCCTTAGTGTCTTGGCCTGATTCTGATTCTTTCCTCATGGCCCCAcgctgctctcttccccctctatatgtTGGGACAGCCTTACCCTGTCCGCTGGTTCGCCCATGCCTGGGGAACGGGAATCTTTCCTCCTGTGCCTgctcagctgttcttgccgtacaATACCGTTCAACCAGGCCCACGAGATGTTCGGCGGAAAATACCACGTTCTGGCCAACCCATCGTCTCACTTCTTGGGGTAGACCTCGCTGAAACTGGTTGAGTACGATGGTCTCGACAATCTCGGCAGATGACCGGGTCTCTGGTCGCAACCATTTCCGTGCCAGGTGAATCAAGTCGAACATCTGTGTTCGTGGGGGTTGTCCCGGTCGGTAGGACCACTGGTGGAAGCGGTGTGCCCTCACGGTATCGGTCACTCCCAGTCTAGTCAGGATCTCCCCCTTTAGTTTATCGTAATCCTGTGCTTCTTTCAACTCCAGGTCGAAATACGCTTTTTGAGCGTCCCCTGCCAGGTATGGTGCCAGAAGCCCTGCCCATTCTTCTTTcggccacttctccctctctgccgtcCTTTCGAAGGTGGTAAGATATGCTTCCACATCATCCTGCGCTGTCATTTTTTGAAGAAAATGACTGGCCCTCCTCTGGGTATTTGCAGCTGGTAATTGAGCCCCAATTTGGTCCGCTAGCCCCTTTAGGCCTTCTCTTAACTCCCgggtgtttctctcttgctcttctgTGAGCAGCTGGTTGGTGCGGTGCTGGATCTGTAACGTGTCCTGATACATTCGCATTGCATCCTGATGAACTATTTGTTGAGCTCTAGTTGCCTCTTGTTGGGCGGCCGCCGCTTGTAACAGGGCCTGTATGGCTCCCTCCATACTCATTTTCCTGAAAAAAACTGTCCTACCCAAACAaagccaaaacaaaaaaaaaactgactcccctttggagtgctaactgaacatttatttaatttttccTTCTACCTAACCAGTGGTATGTTAGTCCATGCCTGCATTCTCCACCacgtgtggcaaacctcttcaaggttaggagcgtttgtcacaaactaagtggtaaactgtcaccaaatcacccaagaatgagagttctttcgaacaggacagtacctgtgtgtttgtttctccgtcctggtccacccaggctgTAGgtgaggtcaaggatagcagggttcggtacacaaatcgggttctcggtaggtccaggtccaaacgccaacaggtaagtccaaacaatccagctcatacacggtaaatccagccaatctctatagtctctttctctattgttcatagctccttccagcactctctctttctcttcctggtttttcttgaccctttatctgtgagtcggctccaccttctgagggttccccttgcttctgggacttgtagttttggcggtcagccattttgtgatctgtagttctgacaggggtggccattttagggatcgggcagagcccgtttattagctctgctctcacatatctgccacttatcactcgacccccttctttgccacagtatgtatgtatgtatgtatgtatgtatgtatgtatgtatgtatgtatgtatgtatgtatgtatgtatgtctgtattATGTATTATTGTTATTGCTCTAGGGATACAATTATTGTTTGGATAACCTTATTTACTATTATGTATTGATTTagaatctttttttattttatctgtTACGCTTGTTGATGGAAgcattggaccaaggtgcagcgtggtagacgTACATCTTCATTTTATTCAATGAACACCGAAAATGcaacaaatacatttacatttacatttaagtcatttagcagacgctcttatccagagcgacttacaaattggtgcatacaccttatgacatccagtggaacagccacttaaaatagtgcatctaaatctttttagggggggggggtgagaaggattacttaccctatcctaggtattccttgaagaatACAAACAAAACGTAAAGTTTAGTAGGGCTAAACagcacagtaccaaaacaagatcccacaaactacagGTGGGAAGAAGCTGCcaaagtatgatccccaatcagagacaacgatagacagctgcctctgattgggaaccatacccggctaacaaagaaatagaaaacagagATTGCCCACCCTAgccacaccctgacctaaccaaatagagaattaaaaggatatctaaggtcagggtgtgacatactCTTTATGTGATGCGCACTGCAGAGAACACAGGAAGAAAAATGATCAGTGAACTATTACAGTGTTTATGTGTCAACCAACTGGCAATTTGACACGAAAATctaatttcattcattcattcattcattcattcattcattcactgtcCACTGAAGTGAAGTGTATTGAAATACTTCACAGCTCAAAGtttgatttgttttatttgatgtaTGCCGATATGAGCCCAGTTTAAATCGACCAACCACAAAATGCTAATTCAAATACAAATTTAACATCAAAATGCTATGCACAATTAAGAGTGATTTGAACTTTAATTCCTATAGCTTTGTAACATTAGTGTGCTGGATTGAGGTCGAGATTGAGCTATGTGACGTGATGAGAGAGTGGGACAGGAACAAATTAGTTATCCTGTTGAAAAATTTAGACTGAAGATATCTAGTTGAAATATTTTCCGGCTTCAGGTTGATTTGCATACTGTAGGTTTTTTTTTCATCCTCATTGTCATCTATTGTTTCCATGTGAGGGGCATCTGTCTGTTTAATACTTTCCCTCATCACTGCCTAACTGTGTATTTAAATACAGTATGCACATTTAAAGATCAGCAGGAGGAAAGACCACCTCACAAATCTGATTCACAGACCCTGAAAGCCagcaagaagagagagaagggggggttgTGGTCCCAATGTACTGACTGAGCCACCAAATATGGGCCAAAAACAGACAGCCTGTGATTTCAACAGGTTTACATGGAAACGTTTTGAGGTTTTGAAGAGAGTGGTGGGTGAGGGGGTTGATAGATGAGATAAAAATATTAAAAGATGTGTCCAACACAGAGAGATTCACTGCTGTCTGAACCAGGGGGAAATATGGCAGCTACAAGAACACAAACAACTCTTGGGGCTTCACCCACACatttccatctatccatccatccatccatctacagttgaagtcagaagtttaataCACTCtctagccaaatacatttaaacaaattttttcacaattcctgacatttaattctagaaGAAATtcactgttttaggtcagttaggatcccactttattttaagaatgtgaaatgtcagaataatagtagagagaattatttatttcagcttttatttctttcatcacattcccagtgggtcagaagtttacatacactcaattagtatttggtagcattgcctttaaattgtttaacttgggtcaaacgtttcgggtagccttccacatgcttcccacaataagttgggtgaattttggtccattcctcctgacagagctggtgtaactgagtcaggtttgtaggcctccttgctcgcacacactttttcagttctgcccacaaatcttctataggattgagttcagggctttgtgatggccactccaataccttgactttgttgtccttaagccatggggtggcagggtagcctagtggttagagagttggactagtaaccggaaggttgcaagtttgaatccccaagctgacaaggtacaaatctgtcgttctgcccctgaacaggcagttaacccactgttcctaggccgtcattgaaaataagaatttgttcttaactgacttgcctagtaaaataataataaaaataaaaaatgcaattttgccgcaactttggaagtatgcttggggtccttgtccatttggaagacccatttgtgaccaagcattaacttcctgactgatgtcttgagatgttgcttcaataaatccacataattttccatcctcatgatgccatctattttgtgaagtgcaccagtccctcctgcagcaaagcacccccataacatgatgctgcctttgggacacggttgggatggtgttcttcggcttgctttactgtggatatagatacttttgcacctgtttcctccagcatcttcacaaggtcctttgctgttgttctgggattgatttgcatttgtcgcaccaaagtatgttcatctctagaagatgaggggtatgatggctgcgtggtcccatggtgtttatacttgcatactattgtttgtacagatgaacgcggtaccttcaggcgtttggaaattgctcccaaggatgaaccagacttgtggagatttCCCCATGAAAAGAGGtactgtgtttgaaggtaggcttcgaaatacatccacaggtacacctccaattgactgaaattatgtcaattagcctcacAGAAGCTTagaaagccatgacatcattttctggaattttccaaactgtttaaaagcacagtcaacttagtgtatgtaaacttctgactcactggaattgtgatacagccaattaaaagttaaataatctgtctgttaacaattgatggaaaattacttgtgttatgcacaaagtagatgccctaaccaacttgccaaaactatagtttgttaacaagaaatgtgtgaagtggtttaaaaacaagtttgaatgaatccaacctaagtgtttgtaaacttctgatttcaactATCTATctaactatccatccatccatccacccatccgcCTAACGTCCGCCTAacgtccatctgtctgtctgtctgactgactgactgtctgtctgactgactgtctgtgtcTGAAACTATAGAGCAGTGTAGGTGGTATGATGGGAACCTGATGCTATAAACTCAAATACTGTCCCTAAACTTCAGAATAGCCCTGTATGACTgaggcagagagcgagaaagagagagacgtaAAGGGAGATGGAagtcactatcatcatcatcatgtattCTCCATCAAAACAAAGCCAACCACCATTCAATGACTTGCATTACTGGAACCGGCCCTGTCCTCCCATGTATGCTCGTGAGCTGGTAACTTTCAGCAGTGAGAACTGCATGTTGATCAATGTGGAAGGATACAGTGGTTAGACTGTGCACACTTTTGGCAACCCTGTACTTCCTGTAAGTTCCACTGAGTagaaatacataaatatataaatactgTGTATTCCAGTACTGCATGTTTCTGATGATATGATGAATCTTTTGTAATACAGTGTTTTTTATACCACTGTGTACCAGTAAGGTAActtgagcagagagagagagagagagagagggggggagggaggggagagagagagagagagagagagagagagagagagagagagagagagagagagagagagagagagagagaaaggaggggtggagggggagaaagaaagagagagagggagagagcgagagagagagagcgagagagagagagagatgagggggagggagagagagagggggagggaaagagagagagagggggagggggagagagagagaggggagggagagagagagaaagagggaggcgagagagagcgagggagggagaaagagaatccGTGGAAGGGAGCATGTAGGATTCCCTGTTTGTGTGGCTGTCTGACATTTTCCATGTTGCGTCAGTGAGACTGACACAAACCGCAACAAAGACCGTCTCGTTGCTCATGTCACATGGTCAGGAGAGGGACTACCTGCTTAGGCACCTCCCTCTTCCCACAACTCACACCTACAGGCCTTTATATACCCAGACCCAattgacagaaacacacacgacAGCAAGAGATCAAAGAGGGACACAGATACTAAGCTAGTTTTGCAACAACAATCTGTTGACCAAAACTTCAGAAGGAAGGAGAAAAGAAGAGACCATGTGGCAGTATCTCCTCCTCTTGGGAACATCCCTGTTAGTAACAGGTGAGATCTTACAGATGATCTGTAGTCattgttttttaaatgaaaatgtgtTGCAATTTAAACAGATTTAAAGAAATGTTATAACATGCTTTGATATGTACTTACAGATGGAGGATTGGGTATGTGTGTTTATTCATACAGTATGTGTATTTGTTCAGGGGGTCGGTGTCAGTGTCTGTCTGAGTATACTGAGATGTTCGCAGAGGCAGGGTCCCAGGCAGTGTTACCCTGCACGTGTCGCTCTCCCTCCGCCTCTGCAGCCGTCGTCCTCTGGAGCAAGGACCTTGAGGGGTACGACTGCCTTTCTCTCGGTCCATGTCTTTCATGCTCTCCTCCTTAttcatctctctcatcctctctgtctctctctacctgtgtgACTCCAATATCCTCAAAGATCCCCTTTTTATCTTTCTTTATCTGGTCTTTCTTTCTCTTGTTCCCTTAATACATTTTTCTGTATTGACAGTGTTCTATAGGAGAGCATAGCAATGCATTGCTATTGATCTGTATGTCTGTACAATACAAGTGTCATGTTTGAAACATagcatctcttcctctctctcaggaCAGTATGGAGAAAGGCAAAGAGTGGACTGAAGCACTGGGGAATAGGAGCTGCCCAGCGTGTTCGATGTCCCCATTCAGAGGTTGGAGCTGGTGACTACAGCCTGTACATAAAGGAGGTGAGGCAGGAGGACAGTGGGAAGTACACCTGCATGGTGCAGGACGGCGAGAAAATCCTCTCTAAGAGGATCCACCTCAgggtcatcaaaggtaaggggCTAAAATAGACAGTAACTTATGTGAAATACTGTGTGGAAAATTAAATGAACTTTCAGTGATATTCACAGTCATTTTAAAGTGATATTTGCATCATTTTAAAGTGATATTTACATGCTGTAATAACAAGGTATAACTATATTTATCTGCTGTTTATCATACAGTCACTCATATCATAAACCTGTGAATAATATTATCATCTCATTGCTCTTACTTACCCATGTCTTTCTTTCACAGTATCCATCTCCCCACCTGCTCCAGTGGAGGGCAACAAAATGACAATCACTTGCAGTGTCTCTCCATGGCCACAGGAGGCGACAGTGAGCTGGATGCTCAACGAGAAGAGAGTTTACCCTGACAGTGCAGTTTATGTCCTTTCAAAGAACCAGGCGAGTGTTTTGGAGAGCAAGGCATCTGCAGGCATGATGGGTAACTGGAGCTGTGTAGTGCATAAAGGGAGGAAACAAGGGAAGGCCACCACCGCCCTGACAGTGAGAGGTGAGGGCTCAGACACGGTGATGTCATGTTTGGAAGGAATAAAACATTCAAATGCAGCTGATATATTGAAGATGGTTAATATGAAGTTTTCTAtgtctttctcccttctctcctaaCCATCGTTTTCCCCCGTCTCTTCTCTCGCTCAGGTATCGTTAACCCCTCCAGTGCCAGTGCCAAGGTGTATGCTGAGGTGGGGTCTGCTGTCACCCTCCCCTGTGTGTTCTCCACTGGACTCACCCCATCAGACACAGCCTGGGAGAGACTGGACACCTCTGGCTctgctctcccactccctccctccttcaacCTGACCTCCctgctatccctccctccctgggacAGGTCTGTGGGTGTGGGGCAAGTGGGGCAGGGGGACGGGGGCAGGTACAGGTGCTCAGGGACAGTGGAGGGGCGCCGGGTG contains:
- the LOC118373945 gene encoding lymphocyte activation gene 3 protein-like, with protein sequence MWQYLLLLGTSLLVTGGRCQCLSEYTEMFAEAGSQAVLPCTCRSPSASAAVVLWSKDLEGTVWRKAKSGLKHWGIGAAQRVRCPHSEVGAGDYSLYIKEVRQEDSGKYTCMVQDGEKILSKRIHLRVIKVSISPPAPVEGNKMTITCSVSPWPQEATVSWMLNEKRVYPDSAVYVLSKNQASVLESKASAGMMGNWSCVVHKGRKQGKATTALTVRGIVNPSSASAKVYAEVGSAVTLPCVFSTGLTPSDTAWERLDTSGSALPLPPSFNLTSLLSLPPWDRSVGVGQVGQGDGGRYRCSGTVEGRRVTKEMQLVTAQVLSNSPSTQKAPVSLTCHLSNASEVTEYEWVRVAYDLNGTQSESSVQKGRVLGINRVTDRNSGEWACRFHGKKGVLGSVTYHLHLMSGLMRDNETGSSSNVATVAGLGFFLLVLLLVLVQMYRNYRRRKLILQYPALETIVHTIANEREDRERNRVKEDEIPK